A region of the Planktothrix serta PCC 8927 genome:
TTCTCCACCATCGAGAGAATCTAGTCCACTTCCCCCCTGTAAAACATCTCGGTTGCCTTCACCTAAAAGGGTATCATTTCCAGCAAATCCTCTGATATTTTCACTTAAACCACTACCCGTAATTAAATCATTGCCGTCCGTACCCGAAATAATATCATCAACAATGGTAATACTAAACGCATTCTGAGTTGTCGTGCCAATATTATCGGTGAGAACAAAAACGAAATCATCTCCCCCTGATACATTTCGAGAATTATATTGAATGGAACCGTTATCAATATTTTCTTGAGTAAACCTCTCTCCGGCATTAATCACTTGAGGTGTAGACCCAATAATTTGTAAATTCCCTAAGTCGGGTTCTTGAGTAATTTGGTAAAAAATTTCATTGAGTGGGTTATCGGGGTCTGTTGCCAGGAGATTTTTAGATGTAATATTTTCAAAATCATTAATCGCCAGAATAATCCCATTATTAACTAATAATGTGGGAGGAATATTAACGTTAATTGTGACTTGACCTGTAGCAGTTAAGCCATAACTATTTTGAATGGTATAACTAAAGGTTTCTGGCCCTGTAAAACCGGGGTTGGGGGTGAAGGTAATATTTCCTCCACTAGAAATCGAAACACTACCATTGGCAACTGTCCCGGTACTGACTAAGGTTAATTGACTTCCTTGGGGGTCACTATCATTGGCTAATACGTTAAAGCTGACTGAACCATCGGGAGTCCGTTTTACGGTGTCATTTTGGGCAATAGGTGGCTGTAAGGGTGGAGTTGTTGGGGTAGGTGGAGTTGTTGGGGTAGGTGGAGTTGTTGGGGTGGGAGTTGTTGGTGTGGGTGGAGTTGTTGGGGTGGGAGTTGTTGGGGTGGGTGGAGTTGTTGGAGTGGGGGTTGTTGGAGTTGGGGTTGTTGGTGTGGGTGGAGTTGTTGGAGTTGGAGTTGTTGGGGTAGGTGTGGGAATGGGAATAATTGTACCGGAAATGGGAGTAAAACTATCTGCGGTAATGGTGCTACTATCGACACCAATTAAAACAGCAATATAATCTCCCTCACTGCCGTTTCTAATAATAGTATTCCCGGCATTTTCACTACTTTGACTAATAAATAAATCACTAAATTGTAAACCCCCCGCTAAACCAATGCGATCGCCCAGTTCAAAATCATTAACAATTTGAGCTTCTTCTAAACTAGCTCCGCCACTTTCAGTGGTCATCACAAAAATATCATTTCCTGAGCCTCCGGTCAGGGTATCGACACCTAAACCCCCAAACAGAAAGTCATCGCCTGTTTCACCAGAAATTTGGTCATCGCCTTCGCCCCCAAATCCGGTATCATTTCCCGTACCGCCAAATATTGTATCGTTGCCTAAGTTACCTTGTAGACTATCAGCGCCATCATTGCCAAAAATTAGGTCTTCTTCTTCGCCCCCAAAAACCGTATCGTTTCCCACATCACCCCAAAGAACATCGCTACCTTTATCGCCAAAAACCAGATCATTACCATCCCCTCCCCTAACACTATCTGACCCTTGACCGCCATAAACGCTATCATTGCCTAGACCGCCGATCACGGTATCGTTACCCAGTTGTCCTAAGCCCGTATCATCTCCTTCACTACCATCGAGGAAATCATTATCCTTGCCGCCATTAAGTTCGTCGTTACCTTCTCCTCCGGTGAGGCTATCGTTTCCTTCGTTTCCGTAGAGGGTATCATTGCCTTCATCCCCTCGGAGTTCATCATTTCCGGCTAAACCAAAGATGGTATCATCGCCATCTAAACCGTTGATCACATCATTTCCAGAGGAGCCTGTAATATAATCGCTGGTTTCTGTTCCTTGTCCAATGCCTTCAATAATAATCGGTCGATTTCCCGGTAATACTTGAATAAACACTTGAGCCGGGGCGGTTCCATCTGTAATGGTATAACTAAAACTATCTGTGCCAAAGAAATTCGGGTCGGGAGTGTAGGTAAAAATTCCTCCCCCGTTAAATACTAAGGTTCCGTTTGTCGTTGAGCTAAACTGACCTAGGGTGATACTCGTTGCACTGACCCCAGGAACAGTATCGTTTTCGAGAACATTAAAAAAGGTGGCTTGTCCCAAGTCCGTCTGAAAAAAGTCATTATTAGCAATGGGAGCGGGATTTGTCCCGCCACTTCCCGAAGGTGTGGGAGTTGGGGTTGTGGGAGTTGGAGTTGTGGGAGTTGGAGTTGTTGGAGTTGCTGGAGTGGGAGTCGGGGATGTGGTTGGGGTCGGAGATGTAGTTGGAGTTGGGGTTGTGGGAGTTGGCGCTGGGGGATTTTGAGGGACAAAGATGACTTCACCATTAGCACCCGGTAAGGTTTCCCCGACTAACCCCGTGAAGCTTTGAAACACACCCGGAAGTTCCGTTGGAAAGATTAAGAGGACTTCCTCAGTGTTAATTACTTGAGCCCTAACGGTATTAATTGCTGCACTTGTCATTTCTTAGTCTCCTCATGAATAAACCCAAGCGATTAAATGAAACTTTTACACCCCGACCCAGGATTAAGTATAATATTCCCAAAAGAGTCGCTGATACTAACATCAATTCCTAAAAATTTATAGCATTAATCCCTCCCTCTTGTGGACAGTATAACTAACTTCGTTATTAATATCATGATTATAGATGGCCGCAATTTCAAAAATGATCAAGCCTCCTTTCGGAAGCCTTAAAAAAATTTTGCATTCAAAATAATAAAGAACTTAGAAAATAAAGAAAACACGTTAAAACTTGCATTTTATTGATTTCAAGTTCTTAGATTAGATTGTCAGTTGTTAACTCAAAACTAATTACGGGTAGCCACCCGCCCAAGCACGTCTCTACACTGAATAACTGATAACTGATTACTGATTACTGATAACTGATAACTGACCCAGTGGGCCGAGTTGTTCTTGGCCATTAACCGCTAAATCACTGTGACAGAGAATTAAACGATCGCTGACCCGACTTAACAAATCTACAATAATACGACGTAATCGTTGTAGATCAGCCGACCTTGCATTTTCCTCTGTCCAAGGATGATGCTGTTGTTCGGTCAAAAACAACGGCGCTCCCCACAGAATACTCGCTCCCCCACTTAACCACAAGGGAGATCCCACATCCAGCCAAAAGTGCCAACGATGAGAAGCTCGACTCGCCCGATATTGGAAAATCGTTCCTAATGTTACCCCCGCAGGTTTAACCCCTAAACTCGATACAGGATAGGGATTAGCGGTAACAACACCCCGTCGTAATAACTGAATAAACTGACCTACTTGTTCTGAGGTGTTGACAGCCGTTTGCACCTGTAAACGATTCTGAACATCCCAATAGTGAATTGCGGTTTCCATTAACTCGCGTAAGACCGATAGTTGATCGTTTCTTAGGGTGCAATCGCGGATTAAAAATTGCTGAATTCCCCGGTCTAACAACACGACTGGACTTGCTAATAGCCGTTGTTGATAATGTTCTCGTTGAACTTCAACCCACTGCAAAATCTGATTATAGGCGAACGTTGCTTGATATCCCAACCGATCCCAACGGGGAAACGCCGTCACCGGAAGTAACCGAGGATTCTCTAAATCAGGAACAAAACAATGATCCGCTAACAGACCTGCGCGTACCGGGTCAATCATAGGTGTTGACGGTTGACACCCCCCCTTGCCCCCCGTGTACGGGGGGTTGGGGGGGACTGTTCCCTGTTCCCTGTGCCCTGTTCCCTGATAACTAAGGGTAACGAGCATTTCTGCGATCGCATCTCGATGGATCAGATGACCATTACCCGGATAAATTAGAGCCATTAAGGTTAATAATGCTCGAATCAGGGGAGAACTAACTAAGGGGCGTTGTTCGGTGCTCGACTCAACAGCAATTCCCGCATGGTTAAGGAGTTCGCGGAGGGTATAACGGGCGATCGCATCTAAACCCGGAGCAATCACCGCAATTTCATCGGGCTGGACTTGACCAGTTTTAACCCCTGCGATGATCTGTTCGGCGGTTTGTCGCAGTAAGTCGGATCGTGATATCGTTTGAATCGATTGAATATTAGCGGAAAACAACAGAGAATCGGGAAAAGTGAGGGCACTCTCAAATACTAAATCCAAAATCGGTTGAGCCAGGTATTTCCCTAAACCCTTTTGTTCGTCTAACGCTTCGAGACGACAGTGCTTTTGCAATGAGGCGAGAGCGTTAGGGTCAGCCCCTAACCCCAAACGAACAGCCCCATTTGGATTGTAGGTAAATGCAGCCATTTTTCCCTGCTCCAGAAAGAACTCAAACAAGTGGCGGGCGATGGCGGGATATTCATCCACATCATCTGCTAAAACCACTGGATATCGACGCAGTAAGTGTTTTTGATAAATGGGATGATACAGTAGATGTTGACCATAGAGGTCGGCAATGATTCCATAAGTCAGTAACCCCCGTTCTAAGCACCAATTCCTCCACTGTTGCAGCCAAAGACATAAGGAGTTATAAAGGGTTTCAGACTCGTTGAGGGGGGTAAATCCTTGCTCTAAAATCTGGGGAATATCTTCTATCGACGTTCCGCTCAAGGCTGCGAGTTGCAGAATATCCAGAATTTGGCGTACCATGCGATTAACGCTAATCCCTGGACGTCTGAGATTACTGATTTCCAGATCACGACTCCAAAGTTCCAGAGCAAGTTCCTGTTCTGTTTCGGGACGTAACCGCAGGGGAAATTGTGCTTTTAAGCCTAACTTTTCCACTAATAACGGCCAAAATAGAATCACTTCATCTTGAAAAAAGCCTAAAGGGGTTGTGGAGTAAAAAGAATATTGTCCCTGGGGTGTAGTCGTTAAACGTTCGACTAAGGCGATTCGGTTATCTCCATTGGCGGCAAAAATCAGGGTGGTGGTAGCCACAGGTTGAGGATTTAACTGGCGTTGTCGCTTTTTGTTTCGGGGTTGGGGGGGGTTAGGAAGTGTAGCCAATAAGGGTGTCCACTCACAAAATAATTCAATGAGGCGAGTGGTTTTACCACTTCGGGAACCTCCAGTAATCCATAAAGCAGGAGATAGCACAACAATCTGCGTGAAATTTGTTAAGATGCCTCGTACATTGTACCTTTGTCAGTTGATGACTGTTAACTGTTGACTGTTGACTGTTGACTGTTGACGGATTACTATTCTCTATTCTCTGTTCCCTGTTCCCTGTTCCCTGTTCCCTGTTCCCTGATTACTGATATGACCGCTTATAACTCCAATTTATTCAAACGATTTGTTGGGAATGTCAATCAATGGTTTCGTGATACACCAGAACGGGCTTTAGATCAAGCTTATGATGCAGCCTTGAAAATTCGCTCCCTTGAAAATGAGCATTTTCAGGGGGAAAAAATTGCGCCCGAATCTCATCCTGAATATAGCGATCGCGTCATTACTTATTTTAATTCTGAACTCAAAAAATATCTTAAAATTATTCAGGCTCGATTAATGGTATTTAATGCGAGTCGTTCCGTTTTGGGATGGTCAGAACAAATTCATCCTTCCTCAACTCTCGACAGTGAAACGGAACATAAAATTGAAAATAATGGCTCCTTACCTGACCCTAAAATAGTTTCTATTATTTGTGAAAAACTAGATTATATTGATGCGGTAATTGCTCGGTACAAACCCCTGCACTCGACGGAATTTTCTGTAGCTTTAATGAATGCTCCTACTGAGCAATCTCTATCGCTACGCGACACCGTGATCAATAAAGATTTAAAGGTTGTTAATACTTCTAAAACTAACAAATCTTTGAGCAATCCTATACCGAGTTCGGGAAAACCGATTAAACAGGATTTAACGACCCAGCCTTCCCCCAGTGTTTTACCTCGAACTCTGTTGAAAACATTAACTCGTATTCAACAGGAACTTAGACCCGGATCAGAATTAGAAATTATAGAAGCCCATCGAAAAACTAAAATTAAAACCCTTGTTTCTATTCGATTTGTTTTATTGTTAATTTTAATTCCTTTACTCACTCAACAATTAACCAAAAATTTTTTAGTGGGGCCAATTGTAGATCGGGTGTTTACAGATCAGCAACAAACTCCTATTTTTCTGAATGTTAATATGGAGGAGGAAGCTTTTATCGAATTACAGCATTATGAAGAACGGTTGAAATTTAAAACCTTAATTGGTCAAGCTCCTTCCCTAACGCCAGAAGAACTAGAACAAAAATTAAAGGAAAAAGCTAAAGAATTAGCAGATAACTATAAAGTAGATAGCAGTAATGCTATCAAAAATGTTTTTGCTGATATTATCGCGGTTTTTATGTTTTGTTTTGTTTTGGTTTCTAACCGTAACGAAGTGGATATTCTTAAATCGTTTATGGGGGATTTAATTTATGGGTTGAGTGATAGTGCTAAAGCATTTATCATTATTTTGTCTACCGATATGTTCGTGGGATTTCACTCTCCTCACGGTTGGGAAGTTATATTAGAAAGTACCGCGCGACATTTTGGACTTCCTGAAAATCGTGATTTCAACTTCCTATTTATTGCGACCTTTCCTGTTATTTTAGATGCGGTGTTTAAATATTGGATTTTCCGTTATCTCAACCGCAGTTCACCTTCTGCTGTTTCTACTTACAAAACGATGAATGAATAAATGAAGGTAGGGTATAAGCGAATAGAATAGAGATGGTAAAATAATTTAGGGCTAATTTTTTTGATGTTTTTATAATTTAATTGATTCTACACAATTTTAATTATGAAAAAGGTTTTAGTCACGGGTGGAACTGGATTTTTAGGTCAGAAATTAGCGTTGAAATTGCATTCTTTAGGTCAAGATGTCACGATTTTAGGTCGTAACTTAATAATAGGCGATCGCTTACAACAATTAGGACTAAAATTTTTACCCATTGATATTACAAATTCTGAGGAAATATTATCAACTATTTCAGGACAGGAGGAGGTGTTTCATTGTGCCGCGTTATCCTCTCCTTGGGGACGAGAGGAGGAGTTTTATAAAACTAATGTGATCGGAACTCGTAATATTATTAAAGGCTGTTTAACTCATCGAGTCAGACGTTTAATTTATGTTTCAACTTCGGCGGTTTATTTTAATTTAACCCATCGGTTTAATCTTAAAGAAACCGATAATTTAGCTCAAAATCCCATCCATCCTTATATTAAAACAAAGCAATTAGCAGAACAGGAAATTAATCGAGGGTTTCAACAGGGTTTACCTGTAATTTCAATTCGTCCGCGTGGAATTTTTGGCTCTGGTGATACGGTAGTTTTTCCTCGACTATTAAAAGTGAGTGAAACAACGGGAATTCCCTTAATTAATCGGGGAAAAGCCATACTAGATATGACTTATATTGATAATGTTGTGGATGGCTTATTGTTGTGTCAAACTGCACCCGATCAGGTATTAGGAGAATATTTTAATATTACCAATGGAGAACCCACAGAATTGTTTGATTTATTACAAATATTATCAGAAAAATTGAATATTTCCTTAAAATTCAAACCCTTACCCTACCCGATCGCATACACTTTAGCAACGGGGATGGAATGGATCTATCAATCTTTTTTACCCGGTCGAGAACCTGCTTTAACGCGCTATACTTTGGGATTATTAGCCTTTAGTCAAACTTTGGATATCACATCGGCTAAGGTGAAGTTGGGGTATAAACCTCGAATTTCAATTGCACAGGGGTTAGATGAGTTTGTTAGACATTGGAAACATCCGCTAAAGCACAACAACGAACAATAACGAAATATGGTAGAAATTACGTTTTTGAAGGCGGGATATTGTACACACCCTGAAGCGATGGTACTTCCTGGGAGCAGTTGGAAATCGATGGTTTTTCCGGCGTTATTT
Encoded here:
- a CDS encoding Ig-like domain-containing protein; translation: MTSAAINTVRAQVINTEEVLLIFPTELPGVFQSFTGLVGETLPGANGEVIFVPQNPPAPTPTTPTPTTSPTPTTSPTPTPATPTTPTPTTPTPTTPTPTPSGSGGTNPAPIANNDFFQTDLGQATFFNVLENDTVPGVSATSITLGQFSSTTNGTLVFNGGGIFTYTPDPNFFGTDSFSYTITDGTAPAQVFIQVLPGNRPIIIEGIGQGTETSDYITGSSGNDVINGLDGDDTIFGLAGNDELRGDEGNDTLYGNEGNDSLTGGEGNDELNGGKDNDFLDGSEGDDTGLGQLGNDTVIGGLGNDSVYGGQGSDSVRGGDGNDLVFGDKGSDVLWGDVGNDTVFGGEEEDLIFGNDGADSLQGNLGNDTIFGGTGNDTGFGGEGDDQISGETGDDFLFGGLGVDTLTGGSGNDIFVMTTESGGASLEEAQIVNDFELGDRIGLAGGLQFSDLFISQSSENAGNTIIRNGSEGDYIAVLIGVDSSTITADSFTPISGTIIPIPTPTPTTPTPTTPPTPTTPTPTTPTPTTPPTPTTPTPTTPPTPTTPTPTTPPTPTTPPTPTTPPLQPPIAQNDTVKRTPDGSVSFNVLANDSDPQGSQLTLVSTGTVANGSVSISSGGNITFTPNPGFTGPETFSYTIQNSYGLTATGQVTINVNIPPTLLVNNGIILAINDFENITSKNLLATDPDNPLNEIFYQITQEPDLGNLQIIGSTPQVINAGERFTQENIDNGSIQYNSRNVSGGDDFVFVLTDNIGTTTQNAFSITIVDDIISGTDGNDLITGSGLSENIRGFAGNDTLLGEGNRDVLQGGSGLDSLDGGEGDDVLQGDEEDDILLGQIGNDSLFGGQGNDSLDGGAGRNTLLGEDGNDTLVAGDDSNLLSGGNNDDILISGIGNDTLLGGTGNDSLTGNAGDDSLYGEDGQDLIFAGVGRDLVLGGADNDTIDAGENSDTVFGGDGNDSIIGGEGDDTLSSGEGADTVLAGTGDDSIFGDAGNDSIVGDLGEDTIYAGDGLDSLFGGIGNDLIFGDAGNDTIFGGEDDDTLAGGGGADSLIGNVGNNSYYYLAPAEGVDVITEFNLNGDDRFLFSSLGFPGFTTAEGTVVPLQGIIISNVGSEGDDISNKQVIIFQDTFDNIQAVNAALKNQKGSSDTAAFFVYRNNLSYAGFPGAYVMGYDPNLSDDSLPAFDLGILPSIDPQTSNISTLIGPSDFVII
- a CDS encoding proton extrusion protein PcxA, with protein sequence MTAYNSNLFKRFVGNVNQWFRDTPERALDQAYDAALKIRSLENEHFQGEKIAPESHPEYSDRVITYFNSELKKYLKIIQARLMVFNASRSVLGWSEQIHPSSTLDSETEHKIENNGSLPDPKIVSIICEKLDYIDAVIARYKPLHSTEFSVALMNAPTEQSLSLRDTVINKDLKVVNTSKTNKSLSNPIPSSGKPIKQDLTTQPSPSVLPRTLLKTLTRIQQELRPGSELEIIEAHRKTKIKTLVSIRFVLLLILIPLLTQQLTKNFLVGPIVDRVFTDQQQTPIFLNVNMEEEAFIELQHYEERLKFKTLIGQAPSLTPEELEQKLKEKAKELADNYKVDSSNAIKNVFADIIAVFMFCFVLVSNRNEVDILKSFMGDLIYGLSDSAKAFIIILSTDMFVGFHSPHGWEVILESTARHFGLPENRDFNFLFIATFPVILDAVFKYWIFRYLNRSSPSAVSTYKTMNE
- a CDS encoding NAD-dependent epimerase/dehydratase family protein; protein product: MKKVLVTGGTGFLGQKLALKLHSLGQDVTILGRNLIIGDRLQQLGLKFLPIDITNSEEILSTISGQEEVFHCAALSSPWGREEEFYKTNVIGTRNIIKGCLTHRVRRLIYVSTSAVYFNLTHRFNLKETDNLAQNPIHPYIKTKQLAEQEINRGFQQGLPVISIRPRGIFGSGDTVVFPRLLKVSETTGIPLINRGKAILDMTYIDNVVDGLLLCQTAPDQVLGEYFNITNGEPTELFDLLQILSEKLNISLKFKPLPYPIAYTLATGMEWIYQSFLPGREPALTRYTLGLLAFSQTLDITSAKVKLGYKPRISIAQGLDEFVRHWKHPLKHNNEQ